A portion of the Haliaeetus albicilla chromosome 29, bHalAlb1.1, whole genome shotgun sequence genome contains these proteins:
- the LOC138682856 gene encoding olfactory receptor 14A16-like has translation MLRAHCGRNLPSPLHVPHAQKKLMSNSSSITEFLLLPFADTRQLQLLHFWLFLGIYLAALLGNSLIITAVACDHHLHTPMYFFLLNLSLLDLGSISTTVPKSMANSLWDSRAISYWGCATQVFFFAVFITAEYCVLTVMAYDRYVAICQPLHYGTLLGSRACVHMAAAAWASGFLYAVLHTANTFSLPLCQGNAVGQFFCEIPQILKFSCSRSYLREVGLIVLGVCLAFGCFVFIVFSYVQIFRAVLRIPSEQGRHKAFSTCLPHLAVVSLVISTGTFAYLKPPSISSPVLDLVVAVLYSVVPPAVNPLLYSMRNQELKDALRKMMSGCFSEAINCLFSSAEHS, from the exons ATGCTGAGAGCTCACTGCGGGAGAAAtcttcccagccctctgcatg TGCCCCATGCCCAGAAGAAGCtaatgtccaacagcagctccatcactgagttcctcctcctgccatttGCAGACACGCgacagctgcagctcttgcacttctggctcttcctgggcatctacctggctgccctcctgggcaaCAGCCTCATCATCACCGCCGTAGCCTGcgaccaccacctccacacccccatgtacttcttcctcctcaacctctccctcctcgacctgggctccatctccaccaccgTCCCCAAATCCATGGCCAAttccctgtgggacagcagGGCCATCTCCTACTGGGGATGTGCTACACAGGTCTTTTTCTTTGCCGTCTTCATCACAGCGGAGTATTGTGTCCTCACCGTCATGGCCTAcgaccgctacgttgccatctgccaacccctgcactacgggaccctcctgggcagcagagcttgtgtccacatggcagcagctgcctgggccaGTGGGTTTCtctatgctgtgctgcacacggccaatacattttcactaccaCTCTGCCAAGGTAATGCTGTGggccagttcttctgtgaaatcccccagatcctcaagtTCTCCTGCTCACGCtcctacctcagggaagttggCCTTATTGTGCTAGGTGTCTGTTTGgcatttggttgttttgttttcattgttttctcctatgtgcagatcttcagggccgtgctgaggatcccctctgagcagggacgccacaaagccttttccacgtgcctccctcacctggccGTGGTCTCCCTGGTTATCAGCACTGGCAcgtttgcctacctgaagcccccctccatctcctccccagtTCTAGACCTggtggtggcagttctgtactcggtggtgcctccagcagtgaaccccctcctctacagcatgaggaaccaGGAGCTCAAGGATGCCCTGAGGAAAATGATGAGCGggtgcttttcagaagcaattaactgcctgttttcttctgcagagcatTCATAA
- the LOC138682579 gene encoding olfactory receptor 14J1-like, with the protein MSNSSSITEFLLLAFADTRQLQLLHFWLFLGIYLAALLGNSLIITAVACAHHLHTPMYFFLLNLSLLDLGSISTTVPKSMANSLWDSRAISYWGCAAQVFFFLFFIAAEYCVLTIMAYDRYVAICQPLHYGTLLGSRACVHMAAAAWASGFLYALLHMANTFSVPLCRGNVVGQFFCEIPQILKLSCSRSYLREFRLLVLSVCLAFGCFVFIVFSYVQIFRAVLRIPSEQGRHKAFSTCLPHLAVVCLFISTGTFAYLKSPSISSPSLNLVVAVLYSVVPPAVNPLLYSMRNQELKDALRKMMSGCFSEAIN; encoded by the coding sequence atgtccaacagcagctccatcaccgagttcctcctcctggcatttgcagacacgcgacagctgcagctcttgcacttctggctcttcctgggcatctacctggctgccctcctgggcaaCAGCCTCATCATCACCGCCGTAGCCTGCGCCCACCACCTCCAcacccccatgtacttcttcctcctcaacctctccctcctcgacctgggctccatctccaccaccgTCCCCAAATCCATGGCCAAttccctgtgggacagcagggccatctcctactggggatgtgctgcacaggtctttttctttctcttcttcatcgCAGCAGAGTATTGTGTCCTCACCATCATGGCCTAcgaccgctacgttgccatctgccaacccctgcactacgggaccctcctgggcagcagagcttgtgtccacatggcagcagctgcctgggccaGTGGGTTTCTCTATGCTCTGCTGCACATggccaatacattttcagtacCCCTCTGTCGAGGCAATGTTGTGggccagttcttctgtgaaatcccccagatcctcaagctctcCTGCTCACGCTCCTACCTCAGGGAATTTAGGCTTCTTGTGCTCAGTGTCTGTTTAgcatttggttgttttgttttcattgttttctcctatgtgcagatcttcagggccgtgctgaggatcccctctgagcagggacgccacaaagccttttccacgtgcctccctcacctggccGTGGTCTGCCTGTTTATCAGCACTGGCACGTTTGCCTACCTGAAgtccccctccatctcctccccatccctcaatctggtggtggcagttctgtactcggtggtgcctccagcagtgaACCCCCTCCTCTACAGTATGAGGAACCAGGAGCTCAAGGATGCCCTGCGGAAAATGATGAGCGggtgcttttcagaagcaattaactga